Part of the Salmo trutta chromosome 2, fSalTru1.1, whole genome shotgun sequence genome, tgtcTAAACAGTACCGTATGTAGTACGATTAGTATACAGTGTGTAGTTTTAGTAAGTAGTTAGGCAAGAGAGATTTCGGACATGGCCATAGACACAAAAACATacacagagagtgagggagagggtaaagagaaagaaagaaagagaagaaagaaaatAACATATGAGAGGACAGTATTGAGGGGGAAAGGGAATGACTGCGAGTGAGCAATCAAAGAGGTAATTGACCCTTTGACCTTATTGAACCCTGCATATTGCATTTCGGGCGAAGGAGGTCAAGTGGACAAGTATCTTGTAGAGAGACTTAAAATACTACTGAAATAACTTAAGGACTGCATATACAAAGGTCTAAGAAAGAAACTGTGGGAAAAGCACACAACACCAGTTTGAGAGCACAATAGGGAATCCCACTTTAAAACAAAAAAGGGAACACATCGTTAAGCCAATATTACTTTCAGCTGGGGCAATTATGGCCATCAAACCTCCAGTGATTTTACAGTGTTCCCTTTGGGTTTCTTCACCTCATTCCTATCCATTTGGCATTCAATTCGATTTTTGGTCAATATGAGATTGAATGACAATGCTGCTCGGAGGCATTCTATTTTTGTTCAGCTTCACACGGATGCAATGGTATTCCATTACTATCAAATGTTACACGTTTCAGGTTACAGAGGGAAGTCAAGTTTCTGTGATCCTCGAGTCCCCCTACTGATACCAATATTTTCAGCAATGCTGAGAGCTGAACGTTGGCATGTAGAATTGGCACAAATATCGTAGAATGTTCTGGGAGTCAAAGGGTTATAGCTTTCCCCCCACCAAACGCGTGTACCGTGATAACGAGAGGAGGGTTCATTCAGTAAACATCGAATGTCATCCTATGAAACCTCTAGTGCTTCTGGCTTCCTGCTTAAAATGGCCTCCTTTTTGGTTTTAAAGAGGGATTTGCGGCATTAAGTTGAGGTTTTATACACAAAAAGAACCGTTGAAAACACACAACACCGAAGCAGTCCGGGGCTTCCAAGAGAGGAGTTCAACAGCTCAAGGCTCGCTTACCTTAGATGGCACGTAGCCAGTTGTCAGTCAATCAGTCTGTCATAGTGTCTGTCTGGCAGTGTGATGTCGGcatcagtcagtgagtcagtatTTCGGTGTTTCTTTCAGTCACCAAGTGCAGTTAACTGTACAAGTGCAGCTAACTACACTttaaaaaaaagggttccaaaggggttcttcggctgtccccaaaggggaacacttttgggttccatgtacaaccatctgtggaaattgttcaacctggaaccaaaaagggttcttcaaagggttatcctatggggacagagtGTACTCAGGTCACTACAGTACAGCCAAGAAGTCCCGTCTGACATTTTTAACTACACTAGGCACTGAAAGCACACATTTTGAGGTCTAGGGAATAGTGTTTTACGAAACACGACACACTTAAAACAACTTTTCGTCAATCAGCATTGCATTGATGTTAGTTTGTCGCATTTGTCTATCAATGTGAGGACTGTACAATGTTGAGGAGAGCCATATGATGATACGGCTGAAAATGTTGTTCCCGCCACGGCATGTATCGTAAGGTACTATTCCCCTGACCTCGGAGGCTCCGCTGACCCCACTGACCTTTGACCCAAAGATGGCCGCTGTACAACATCGCATTCAAAATCATCCATTATGTAAGCCCTAAATATAGCTAGAATATGTACATATCATATCATAATAGAAATCTGTGAGACTGGAAATTTCGCCTGGTGCATCTGTTGATTTCTTCATAGAGCGATGTGTCTTTTGCTATCTGTCAGGGTGAATGTCAGTGAGGTAGAGAGGGCACCAGTGACAGAAAAAAACAACACAGTAAAAGCCACACACgacaacaacacaaacacaaacacaacactcGGACGGCACTGAGAGTAGGACAGAGACGCAGTGTAACGTGTAAGAATGAAAAAGCCCACATACAAACGCGTGATATGACACAACctgaagagagagacagcaacacaGAGCAGGTCAGACAACACGTGACCCGCCGTTCCTGATAGCCCTCAAGTGTTACAGGGCTACTTCAGTGCAGCTGCCACACGCGGCACACGTCGGCACACACAACCGCACTCTGACCACACagtctctcaaacacacagcctggtgcacacacacacacacacacacacacacacacacacacacacacacacacacacacacacacacacacacacacacacacacacacacacacacacacactcactcacacactcacacacacacacacactgtacattaaATATGGAAAACACGTACATCCCTTTACTTCATGATATGAAAAAAGAAAGATCAGGTTATTCTGAATAATAGATCACTCTGATTGGATGATACTCTGAGCAATACAATGCAATTGGGCCTTGATATACAAGTCACAGTTTGACCCAACCTTAGCTCAATAGCTTGGTGGTGTTGTTCCCCTACCTATCTATTCCCTTACGGAAAGAACACATTACATCACATACATTTTCAGGTGAACACGTTTTCATGTGACCTGATGTGAAGTTAATGCGATAGCGTGCGACAATGTGTAAACAAACGTGTGATAACGTGAAACTACAGATGTGTAATCGTGATTTCCCACATGTGAAATCGTGtgtgttttttctgtaagggtTGATTTCACTATTTGAACTTACCTACATTAACACAGAGGGCAATTTATGGGTGATACTTCAACTTTACCTAACAgactgtacagacacagcacagTGAACACAGTGGGTACAAGTTGTGATTTGCAGTCATGCatagtgtactgtatgtgagagtgtgagtgtgttctGTGTCcaagtgtgtctgtgagtggtatGTTTCAGTGTCACCTGCCAACATGCAATGTCATGGAGTTGAGAGAACCTAAAATGTTTGGCTGACGGATTAGGTAAAACAAATTACATGGTACAGCTAACGGGGTTCCATTTCAGGTCCCCGTGGTTTTAAGGTGTTACCTCTTGGCCCTATGGTTTGATCCAGGAAGAGGTGGAGTTTGCATTGAGGTCCTGCTGTAGGAGAGACCCTTCCAGCTTATACCATTCATCAGCCAAAGGGGAGTCTGGGCTGGCTGCCAAGCCTGCTGCCTCTAGTTTAGCGTCAAAAGTGGCATTGAGAGTTTGGGAGGAGTGTAAAGGAGAAGTGTTTGGTGCAGGTTTGGTGGTGGCGGTTGTAGGTGGTAAAAAAGGTTTGTTGCAGCCGTAAAGAAATGGATCGAGGTATTGCGTTTCGGAATCAGAACAAGAGTATACATGGGGTAAGCAGGTGTAAATAAGGCATGTTTcgaagaggaaaggaaaggaggagggaAAATAATGGGGATATGGAATCAAAGATGGGGGACAaggaaagggggtggggggggacagGGCATCAAGTGGGAGTCAGCCAaacaagagggaggaggggaggcaggagagagagagagagagaggtagggagagagagagagagagagaaagaaacagaagtGACGAGAGGTCAATTAATGCATGGTCAACTGTCTATGtacaagagacagagaaagagagagagaggccatgagCGTGAGAGAGGACGAGAATACAAAGGACAAAATGGAGGATGGCAATTTGAGGCAgtgaatgaaagagagagggacagaaaataCAGACAGGAAGGAAGGTGCTACCAAGTGTGATGGAAGTGTCACAGCATGAAGGTGAAGAGGTGGAAACATATAGGCCAGAGCAAAGAAGAGCAGAAGAGTGAAGATGTTGTACGCGGGTGTTGTTGTGTCCTGTCAGAAACTAGTGTTTGGAACCTCTCTGTCACACAAACATGGCTCTTCCCATGATGCTCTTGGCCGTTGcttgtgtctgtctgcgtgttcTCAGTAACTAACCACAAATCAGTTCCCATGTGTgctgtatttgatcatgtatacaTCACTTGTGTACGTATTTGTCCCCTGTGCACCTGCCCTATTAGCATCTTCTATATGCAGATCATTTTTATCTGTATCAGTGCTTGTGCCTTATGGCGTCTTGTGTGTAGCTCTGTTGACCTATATGATGTATGTGGTTACGGTTTTGTCCCCCTGTGGGAGCGACGTACCTTTCCGCACATTCCCATCTGTGGCGCGGAATTCCCTGGTGTTGAGCAGAAAGCAAGCGCGGTCCTGCTGGTAGCGTTCCCGGGTCACTCCGGTGCCCCCTCGCCCCGCGGGACTCCGCTCGTCCGGGCTCAGCACCTGGTCGATGGTAGGGCAGTCCTCGTTCGCCAGCGCCGCAGTGGCCGCGTCGCCGTTCTGCTTGGAATCTTTTGGGAAAAGAAGGAGACGGAAGGGGGGGGGCGGAAGCAGAGCAAGGGAGAAGCAGAGAGTAAAGGAGAAGGAatgaaggaagaggagagaagtgaGGTATCTGGATAGTAGAGGAGGAAGGTTGTGATGGGAGACTGAGGCCAAACTGGACAGTGTTTCCACATCCACACTAGCACACCACTTAGGAGGCATGCCCGTTACATTGCTTCCCTCTCCGTAATATGTTAGTACGGACATTGGAACATAGTTTGAGGGAAGGAGTTGCAGACTTGATGATTCATTTGGCCCAATCAGAGAGCTTGCTGTTGCAAGCTGAGGGACTTTGATTGGCTGCTATATCGAAGGTTTTGGCATGGCACCTTGGCCCGACGATACAGAAATCATGAATCCCCAGTCTCCCATCACTGGAAAAAGGTATATATGAAAATAGCCAAAggaatgggggtggggggggggttactgcaTGTAAACTGATCACAATTTAATACTGCAGATGAGATACATGAGATGCATTAGCAAAGACAGATTCAATAAAATAGTgtattgtgtatttattcattgtgttattattatttttctctctgcattgttgggaagggcccgtaagtaaccattttactgttagtctacacctgtcgtATACAAAGCATGTGgcgaataacatttgatttgactacgATATGTAATTGATAATGGCTAATGTGTCAAAGTTCATGTCTATACTGGCTTAGCTAGACAGCATGGTAAACTAAAAACTGGACATGGTAATATAAGAGGTGGGATTGAGGGTGTGAGTTGATGCTGCAGTGTGACTGATGCTTATACAGCGCCTTTGGAATGTATCAggtcccttgactttttacacataggttatgttataggttacagccttgttctaaaattgattaaagcgtcccccccccccatcaatctacacacaataccccataatgacaaagcaaaaacaggtttttataaaaatgttcaaatgtataaaaaaaaaaaaaaaaatgaaatatcacatttacataagtattcagaccctttactcagtactttgttgaagcacctttggcagcgattatagcctcgactctttttgggtatgacgctacaaacttgcatacctgtatttggggagtttctccattcttctctgcagatcctctcaagctctgtcaggttggatgggtagcgttgccgtacagctattttcagttctctccagagatgttcaatcacgttcaagtccgagctctggctgggccactcaaggacattcagagacttgtccccgaagccactcctgcattgtcttggctgtgtgctaagtgtcattgtcttgttggaaagggaaccttcggcccagtctgaggtcctgaacgctctggagcatgatgctgccaccaacgtgcttcaccgtagggatggtgccaggtttcctccagacttgagacttggcgttcaggccaaagagtagaatcttggtttcatcagaccggataatcttgtttctcatggtcagagtccttcaggtgccttttggcaaactctaagagggctgtcatgtgccttttactgaggagtggcttccgtctggccactataccataaaggcctgattggtggagtgctgcagagatggttttccttctggaaggttctcccatctccacagaggaactcttccagtgaccatcgggttcttggtcacctccctgaccaatgcctttctcccccgattgctcagtttggcagggcggccagccagctctaggaagagtcatggtgtttccaaacttcttccatttaagaatgatggaggacactgtgttcttggggatcttcaatgctgcagaaagttttggtgcccttccccaaatctgtgcctcaacacaatcctgtcttggagctctacggaaaattccttcaacctcatggcttggttgttgctctgacatgcactgtcaactgtgggaccttatatagacaggtgtgtacctttacaaatcatgtccaatcaattgaatttaggtggactccaagttgtagaaacatctcaaggatgatcaatggaaacaggttgcacctgagctcaattgtaagtctcatagcaaagaatcatgatacttatgtaaaaaaggcatttctgttttttatttgtaatacatttacaacaatttctaaaaacctgtttttgctttgtcattatggggtattgagagtagattgctgaggatttgtatgtatttaatacgttttagaataaggctgtaatttaacaaaatgtggaaaaagtcaaggggtctgaatactttcctaatgcactgtatcctcagaccacaggaggttggtggcacattAATTGGGAAGGACAGGCtcttggtaatggctggagcagaacgAGTGGAATtaatgtgtttatgtgtttgatgccattccattcactccagccattattatgagctgtcctcccctcagcagcctccactgcctcAGACACAGCTGTCAAATCTGATCTCAGATGAGTTCCTGCTCAGCAACCTACTAACAACCTACAACAAAATTCTTAACAAAAGAGAGCGTGAAAGACAGTAAGAGAGTGGCGGGGTACTAAAGGCGCTTACGCAATAAAATACTATTATTGCTGACTCACTGATGATTTCACAAGGGCTGCAAAACACATGTGATCTATAGTCGTATGTGGATTTTGGGTTCATATTAGGTGATATACAACCAGTGGACAACCCGTcacacctgttttgagccccacattttttgaaaggaaaatataatatatatatatatatatattttttttacagtagctttgattggactgatcatgtcaacatcatactttcacaaTCTCAGgatagcagtcatcatcatgaatcacgtcgacaatctactggcaaatcctttttaatccttgtcatatgaagagaaacaaaattgtagataacgtatcggtgctcatcggccattggacataaacattacacaacaagttggaaatcgcaaattcaaggTGTGGTTTGGAAGGAgtcagtgacagtggctgtgtggtcccgaatctgggattaaggggctcttttccaagtttaaaatgataaacattcaacatggccatgctgtcaatgaagcatgatttgtgccgcgctcaaaacaactgttaactcggaggaccgccacgccaccttcctgttccaAGTTACCCGAGCACAACAATGTGAGtccaaaatgtattgtatgcggcttcataaatgatgtaatattccagggagatatgtatactgtggctaagaaagtaatactaagtgtatgttgtgtagtaagatgttagtagcccatgtgcctcaccctaatcatttggtcAATTTAcgcctcttaatttcgcctactgttctgactgttctactgtagcctataacctgttttagagaaatgtaatcattgaatattataagagctttcattttctgcttatatgccccctttatttatcctatggttctaacttggtgtacagggagagcaCTGTaaaaacggcccatgttctgaattctgtcgctgtccatttcaaaagtgctaaacaaatagttatattgactaactTTACGTCGATCCTAGCTTGCtcattgtcttaatcgaaattacggattgcctcttatccgcttgtcgtccccttatgccatagtttgtacatctaaattgtcattagaaaccacatttgttaaagcaagtcagccatatcagctatgtttttttaaaaggcagtaaatgaggctgaatgaactgttttgctgccagacaaggctcctctGATAGCCACATGTAGCAGTGgcaaggtgttgggactgctgttgggacagcttttatgtaggctctaacagtttgtgggcaccgtttggcaccgttatagtgcaattaatgtattgtttagtgttgtgttgtgtagtggctttactGGCATGCGTTCCACATTTATTTATTGTTgctccaccaagatttacatggtaAAATCGCCACTGTATACAACCATGCCAAATGAAAAAAGCATTACATACTAGTGTAACCTTAACCATTGAACCAAACGTAAGCACATTGGTCTGTTGCAAACAGATCCAAATGGGTACATTTTTTATGTACTGTGTTTGTTCTACGCGGGCAGATGGAGGCCTCTCGGCAAATGTGGACTCACCAGTTGATTATAAATTACCCATAAGTTCTGATGGGCTAGCCATCTCTCAAGGGCAGATTCAGAATCAGCCACCTCCCACACCCCCTCCCGCCCCCAAACTATCCCTCTCAGGGACATAGGCACTCTAAATCCCCACTCACACCCCACACCTCATGGATCTGCAGGACTTTACTATTACTGAGATTACTGAGTGCCTGTAACTAGCTGTCAGATAACATTCGGATTCCTAAATCTTATACAGACCAGAATCCTCCACTTACTGTGGAAATCCCTGTTCCAAATTTGATTGGATATCCGTTGATGCTAAACTGTACAGTTTCCCAACCTCTTTGccaaaaatacaatattttgacGGAGTAATTTGTGTTCTACGCCCTTGGGGAGGCTAGTGGTAGAATGCCCAGATGCTCAGCAAAGCTCCATGTTGTGTTGATGAACTCGTGCAGATTTTACAAGTCAAGGTCAAAGCCAGTTTGTTAACTTGCAGTCTGTCTCTTAAAATATTGTACTGAAGAATGAAAATAGAAATGTCTCACCTCGGTTGATTTCTATGATCTCCTCTTGAGCGAGGGGACAGTCGAAGCCTCCGGACCCAATCACCTCGCCGAGTACATTACCTAGGATCCTATGGGGCGAGGCGGTGGCCATAGCGAGAGCGTCAGGCTTGCAGTAGTTGGGCGAACCCGGCATGGTGGGCCGGGGGATGTGCTTGCCCTTCTTTTTGGGAAGCTTCTGCTTAGCCATGGCCAGTGAGTAGTACATGCCAAAGTTGTTGACGATGACGGGCACAGGCATGGCGATGGTCAGCACCCCTGCCAGGGCGCACAGCGCGCCCACCAGCATCCCCGACCACGTTTCGGGGTACATGTCCCCGTAGCCCAGAGTGGTCATGGTGACCACGGCCCACCAGAAACCAATGGGGATATTCTTGAAGTTTGTGTGTTTGGCAGCCGTAGGGTCATCAGGGTCGGCGCCGATGCGCTCGGCGTAGTAGATCATGGTGGCGAAGATGAGCACTCCGAGAGCGAGgaagatgatgaggaggaggaactcGTTGGTGCTGGCACGGAGCGTGTGGCCCAGGACGCGAAGCCCCACAAAGTGGCGGGTCAGCTTGAAGATACGCAGGATGCGAACGAAGCGGACCACGCGCAGGAAGCCCAACACGTCCTTGGCGGCTTTGGAGGACAGGCCGCTCAGCCCCACCTCCAGGTAGAAAGGCATGATGGCAATGAAGTCGATGATGTTGAGGGTGCTCCTGAAGAACTCGATCTTGTCCGGGCAGAAGACCACGCGTGCCATCACCTCAATGGTGAACCAGATGACGCACATGCCCTCCACGTACGTAAGCCAGCTGTCGGTCACCACCTCGTAGACGATCACCTCGCGCGTCACGTTTCCCTCCGTCACGTTCTCCGTCTTGTTGTAGATGGTGTTGAAGGCCTCGTGCGTCTCCATGCAGAAGGTGGAGATGGAGATGAGGATGAACAGAAGGGAGAGGAATGCGCAGTACTGGAGGAGAAGAACAGGAAGaa contains:
- the LOC115160310 gene encoding potassium voltage-gated channel subfamily C member 1 isoform X2, which codes for MLSSVCVSSFKGRKGGNKSSNKACYTADMTCPSESEKIVINCGGVRHETYRSTLKTLPGTRLSWLTEPDAVSNFDYDHKNDEFFFDRHPSVFSFILNYYRTGKLHCPNDVCGPLFEEELAFWGIDETDVEACCWMNYRQHRDAEEALDSFENPEPELPEDDPALPGGADGDMKRLCLHEDGRKKTWWEIWRPRMWALFEDPYSSKYARYCAFLSLLFILISISTFCMETHEAFNTIYNKTENVTEGNVTREVIVYEVVTDSWLTYVEGMCVIWFTIEVMARVVFCPDKIEFFRSTLNIIDFIAIMPFYLEVGLSGLSSKAAKDVLGFLRVVRFVRILRIFKLTRHFVGLRVLGHTLRASTNEFLLLIIFLALGVLIFATMIYYAERIGADPDDPTAAKHTNFKNIPIGFWWAVVTMTTLGYGDMYPETWSGMLVGALCALAGVLTIAMPVPVIVNNFGMYYSLAMAKQKLPKKKGKHIPRPTMPGSPNYCKPDALAMATASPHRILGNVLGEVIGSGGFDCPLAQEEIIEINRDSKQNGDAATAALANEDCPTIDQVLSPDERSPAGRGGTGVTRERYQQDRACFLLNTREFRATDGNVRKATGYEKSRSLSNISGMAGSTLRLTPITSPPFETYEAPGPLRRCRSPIPSIL
- the LOC115160310 gene encoding potassium voltage-gated channel subfamily C member 1 isoform X1 — encoded protein: MLSSVCVSSFKGRKGGNKSSNKACYTADMTCPSESEKIVINCGGVRHETYRSTLKTLPGTRLSWLTEPDAVSNFDYDHKNDEFFFDRHPSVFSFILNYYRTGKLHCPNDVCGPLFEEELAFWGIDETDVEACCWMNYRQHRDAEEALDSFENPEPELPEDDPALPGGADGDMKRLCLHEDGRKKTWWEIWRPRMWALFEDPYSSKYARYCAFLSLLFILISISTFCMETHEAFNTIYNKTENVTEGNVTREVIVYEVVTDSWLTYVEGMCVIWFTIEVMARVVFCPDKIEFFRSTLNIIDFIAIMPFYLEVGLSGLSSKAAKDVLGFLRVVRFVRILRIFKLTRHFVGLRVLGHTLRASTNEFLLLIIFLALGVLIFATMIYYAERIGADPDDPTAAKHTNFKNIPIGFWWAVVTMTTLGYGDMYPETWSGMLVGALCALAGVLTIAMPVPVIVNNFGMYYSLAMAKQKLPKKKGKHIPRPTMPGSPNYCKPDALAMATASPHRILGNVLGEVIGSGGFDCPLAQEEIIEINRDSKQNGDAATAALANEDCPTIDQVLSPDERSPAGRGGTGVTRERYQQDRACFLLNTREFRATDGNVRKGCVISRVSTGYEKSRSLSNISGMAGSTLRLTPITSPPFETYEAPGPLRRCRSPIPSIL
- the LOC115160310 gene encoding potassium voltage-gated channel subfamily C member 1 isoform X4, with the protein product MLSSVCVSSFKGRKGGNKSSNKACYTADMTCPSESEKIVINCGGVRHETYRSTLKTLPGTRLSWLTEPDAVSNFDYDHKNDEFFFDRHPSVFSFILNYYRTGKLHCPNDVCGPLFEEELAFWGIDETDVEACCWMNYRQHRDAEEALDSFENPEPELPEDDPALPGGADGDMKRLCLHEDGRKKTWWEIWRPRMWALFEDPYSSKYARYCAFLSLLFILISISTFCMETHEAFNTIYNKTENVTEGNVTREVIVYEVVTDSWLTYVEGMCVIWFTIEVMARVVFCPDKIEFFRSTLNIIDFIAIMPFYLEVGLSGLSSKAAKDVLGFLRVVRFVRILRIFKLTRHFVGLRVLGHTLRASTNEFLLLIIFLALGVLIFATMIYYAERIGADPDDPTAAKHTNFKNIPIGFWWAVVTMTTLGYGDMYPETWSGMLVGALCALAGVLTIAMPVPVIVNNFGMYYSLAMAKQKLPKKKGKHIPRPTMPGSPNYCKPDALAMATASPHRILGNVLGEVIGSGGFDCPLAQEEIIEINRDSKQNGDAATAALANEDCPTIDQVLSPDERSPAGRGGTGVTRERYQQDRACFLLNTREFRATDGNVRKGRQCSASVTKV
- the LOC115160310 gene encoding potassium voltage-gated channel subfamily C member 1 isoform X6; the encoded protein is MLSSVCVSSFKGRKGGNKSSNKACYTADMTCPSESEKIVINCGGVRHETYRSTLKTLPGTRLSWLTEPDAVSNFDYDHKNDEFFFDRHPSVFSFILNYYRTGKLHCPNDVCGPLFEEELAFWGIDETDVEACCWMNYRQHRDAEEALDSFENPEPELPEDDPALPGGADGDMKRLCLHEDGRKKTWWEIWRPRMWALFEDPYSSKYARYCAFLSLLFILISISTFCMETHEAFNTIYNKTENVTEGNVTREVIVYEVVTDSWLTYVEGMCVIWFTIEVMARVVFCPDKIEFFRSTLNIIDFIAIMPFYLEVGLSGLSSKAAKDVLGFLRVVRFVRILRIFKLTRHFVGLRVLGHTLRASTNEFLLLIIFLALGVLIFATMIYYAERIGADPDDPTAAKHTNFKNIPIGFWWAVVTMTTLGYGDMYPETWSGMLVGALCALAGVLTIAMPVPVIVNNFGMYYSLAMAKQKLPKKKGKHIPRPTMPGSPNYCKPDALAMATASPHRILGNVLGEVIGSGGFDCPLAQEEIIEINRDSKQNGDAATAALANEDCPTIDQVLSPDERSPAGRGGTGVTRERYQQDRACFLLNTREFRATDGNVRKVLSF
- the LOC115160310 gene encoding potassium voltage-gated channel subfamily C member 1 isoform X7: MLSSVCVSSFKGRKGGNKSSNKACYTADMTCPSESEKIVINCGGVRHETYRSTLKTLPGTRLSWLTEPDAVSNFDYDHKNDEFFFDRHPSVFSFILNYYRTGKLHCPNDVCGPLFEEELAFWGIDETDVEACCWMNYRQHRDAEEALDSFENPEPELPEDDPALPGGADGDMKRLCLHEDGRKKTWWEIWRPRMWALFEDPYSSKYARYCAFLSLLFILISISTFCMETHEAFNTIYNKTENVTEGNVTREVIVYEVVTDSWLTYVEGMCVIWFTIEVMARVVFCPDKIEFFRSTLNIIDFIAIMPFYLEVGLSGLSSKAAKDVLGFLRVVRFVRILRIFKLTRHFVGLRVLGHTLRASTNEFLLLIIFLALGVLIFATMIYYAERIGADPDDPTAAKHTNFKNIPIGFWWAVVTMTTLGYGDMYPETWSGMLVGALCALAGVLTIAMPVPVIVNNFGMYYSLAMAKQKLPKKKGKHIPRPTMPGSPNYCKPDALAMATASPHRILGNVLGEVIGSGGFDCPLAQEEIIEINRVMGDWGFMISVSSGQGAMPKPSI
- the LOC115160310 gene encoding potassium voltage-gated channel subfamily C member 1 isoform X5, yielding MLSSVCVSSFKGRKGGNKSSNKACYTADMTCPSESEKIVINCGGVRHETYRSTLKTLPGTRLSWLTEPDAVSNFDYDHKNDEFFFDRHPSVFSFILNYYRTGKLHCPNDVCGPLFEEELAFWGIDETDVEACCWMNYRQHRDAEEALDSFENPEPELPEDDPALPGGADGDMKRLCLHEDGRKKTWWEIWRPRMWALFEDPYSSKYARYCAFLSLLFILISISTFCMETHEAFNTIYNKTENVTEGNVTREVIVYEVVTDSWLTYVEGMCVIWFTIEVMARVVFCPDKIEFFRSTLNIIDFIAIMPFYLEVGLSGLSSKAAKDVLGFLRVVRFVRILRIFKLTRHFVGLRVLGHTLRASTNEFLLLIIFLALGVLIFATMIYYAERIGADPDDPTAAKHTNFKNIPIGFWWAVVTMTTLGYGDMYPETWSGMLVGALCALAGVLTIAMPVPVIVNNFGMYYSLAMAKQKLPKKKGKHIPRPTMPGSPNYCKPDALAMATASPHRILGNVLGEVIGSGGFDCPLAQEEIIEINRDSKQNGDAATAALANEDCPTIDQVLSPDERSPAGRGGTGVTRERYQQDRACFLLNTREFRATDGNVRKDPHPL
- the LOC115160310 gene encoding potassium voltage-gated channel subfamily C member 1 isoform X3, coding for MLSSVCVSSFKGRKGGNKSSNKACYTADMTCPSESEKIVINCGGVRHETYRSTLKTLPGTRLSWLTEPDAVSNFDYDHKNDEFFFDRHPSVFSFILNYYRTGKLHCPNDVCGPLFEEELAFWGIDETDVEACCWMNYRQHRDAEEALDSFENPEPELPEDDPALPGGADGDMKRLCLHEDGRKKTWWEIWRPRMWALFEDPYSSKYARYCAFLSLLFILISISTFCMETHEAFNTIYNKTENVTEGNVTREVIVYEVVTDSWLTYVEGMCVIWFTIEVMARVVFCPDKIEFFRSTLNIIDFIAIMPFYLEVGLSGLSSKAAKDVLGFLRVVRFVRILRIFKLTRHFVGLRVLGHTLRASTNEFLLLIIFLALGVLIFATMIYYAERIGADPDDPTAAKHTNFKNIPIGFWWAVVTMTTLGYGDMYPETWSGMLVGALCALAGVLTIAMPVPVIVNNFGMYYSLAMAKQKLPKKKGKHIPRPTMPGSPNYCKPDALAMATASPHRILGNVLGEVIGSGGFDCPLAQEEIIEINRDSKQNGDAATAALANEDCPTIDQVLSPDERSPAGRGGTGVTRERYQQDRACFLLNTREFRATDGNVRKEAAGLAASPDSPLADEWYKLEGSLLQQDLNANSTSSWIKP